One stretch of Pseudomonas fluorescens Q2-87 DNA includes these proteins:
- a CDS encoding protease modulator HflK → MQVDLDVEGARVAEWPRFQRASFQGQRLKRIAFALGSVAALALIAGFFIGLFSPQSVWPALLVSQSAGLLVLVAGLQSAWWITQWRSRALLPAVDDQVPEPGIVDNLGWYERLLERVGARWVELFKQIGAPTLWLAGWAVLVLVSLQQAWNLQLPAATLGASASVGAVLSLLLAFGLLVFERQLAQQPAVEWPEASPLAQLTRVAIIVLVFGALCLLFAAPASVWPVRLAVLMGVLPGLVAVELLLRAVLSLFIPRRDALEPTLLGRSVIADLLRWPPRPLLALQHELHNRFGIDLRQIWAFSYMRRAFLPVLALVALVGWLLTGVHEVPLQGRGIYERFGKPVEVFGPGLHVALPWPLGRVLNVEYGIVHELASNVGDSGAPSDISPAEGPAPAIANRLWDASHVNDKSQVIASQRADQQSFQIVNMDVRFVYRIGLSDSAALAATYNSADVPTLIRSTASRVLVHEFASRTLDGLLGADRVSLAEEIGRAVQADLQSLDSGVEILATVVEAIHPPAGAANAYHGVQAAQIGVQASIARERGAAAEQTNQAQLQASIVHDQAQAIAREIDATARAADLRFSADRQAYAKAGHAFVLEQYLSQLSQGLVDAKLLILDHRLGGSGNAPTIDLRTFTLPADPASPRNPVQPGAAH, encoded by the coding sequence ATGCAAGTCGATCTTGATGTCGAGGGGGCACGAGTGGCCGAATGGCCGCGCTTCCAGCGAGCGTCGTTTCAGGGGCAACGCCTGAAGCGAATCGCCTTCGCGCTGGGTAGCGTGGCCGCACTGGCGCTGATCGCTGGTTTTTTCATCGGGCTGTTTTCGCCACAATCGGTGTGGCCGGCCTTGTTGGTCAGCCAGAGCGCCGGCTTATTGGTATTGGTGGCGGGCTTGCAGTCGGCCTGGTGGATCACTCAGTGGCGGAGCAGGGCGCTGCTGCCAGCGGTGGATGATCAGGTTCCGGAACCTGGGATTGTGGATAACCTCGGCTGGTATGAACGTTTGCTTGAGCGAGTCGGCGCGCGTTGGGTTGAGCTGTTCAAGCAAATCGGTGCGCCCACCCTGTGGCTGGCCGGTTGGGCGGTGCTCGTGCTTGTTAGCCTGCAGCAAGCCTGGAACCTGCAGTTGCCTGCGGCTACCCTTGGCGCATCGGCCAGTGTGGGTGCGGTGTTGTCGTTATTGTTGGCCTTCGGGCTGTTGGTGTTCGAGCGACAACTGGCCCAGCAGCCCGCCGTGGAGTGGCCCGAAGCGTCACCTTTGGCGCAACTGACCCGGGTGGCGATCATCGTGCTGGTGTTCGGCGCCTTGTGCTTGCTGTTCGCCGCGCCCGCGTCTGTCTGGCCGGTGCGCTTGGCCGTGCTGATGGGCGTTCTGCCGGGCCTGGTGGCGGTTGAGTTATTGCTGCGGGCGGTACTGTCGTTGTTCATCCCGCGACGCGATGCCCTGGAGCCGACGCTGCTGGGCCGTAGTGTCATCGCCGATCTCTTGCGCTGGCCGCCGCGACCATTGCTGGCCTTGCAACATGAATTGCACAACCGTTTCGGCATCGACTTGCGCCAGATCTGGGCTTTCAGCTACATGCGCCGCGCCTTCTTGCCGGTGTTGGCCCTGGTGGCGCTGGTGGGCTGGTTATTGACGGGTGTGCACGAGGTGCCGTTGCAAGGGCGCGGCATCTATGAACGTTTCGGAAAACCGGTGGAGGTCTTCGGCCCGGGCCTGCATGTCGCCTTGCCTTGGCCTTTGGGCAGGGTGCTCAACGTCGAGTACGGGATCGTGCACGAATTGGCCTCCAATGTTGGCGACAGTGGCGCACCCTCCGATATCAGTCCGGCGGAGGGACCGGCCCCGGCGATAGCCAATCGTCTCTGGGATGCTAGCCATGTGAATGACAAATCCCAGGTTATCGCCAGCCAACGTGCCGACCAACAGAGCTTCCAGATCGTCAACATGGACGTGCGCTTCGTCTATCGCATCGGTCTGAGCGATTCGGCGGCGCTGGCGGCGACCTACAACAGCGCCGATGTGCCGACGTTGATCCGCAGCACTGCCAGTCGGGTCCTGGTCCATGAGTTCGCTTCCCGTACGCTGGACGGTTTGCTGGGCGCGGACCGTGTCAGCCTGGCCGAGGAGATCGGTCGCGCCGTACAGGCTGATTTGCAATCATTGGACAGCGGTGTGGAGATCCTCGCGACGGTCGTCGAAGCGATTCACCCACCGGCCGGTGCGGCCAATGCGTACCACGGCGTGCAAGCGGCGCAGATCGGCGTCCAGGCATCGATCGCCCGGGAACGCGGTGCGGCGGCGGAACAGACCAACCAGGCGCAATTGCAGGCCAGCATTGTCCATGACCAGGCCCAAGCCATCGCCCGGGAAATTGACGCGACCGCCCGGGCCGCCGATTTGCGATTCAGCGCGGATCGCCAAGCCTATGCCAAGGCCGGCCATGCCTTTGTGCTGGAGCAATACCTTAGCCAACTGAGCCAAGGCCTTGTCGATGCCAAACTGCTGATCCTCGATCATCGCCTCGGCGGCAGCGGTAACGCGCCGACCATTGACCTGCGTACCTTCACGCTGCCGGCAGACCCCGCGTCGCCGCGTAACCCTGTCCAGCCAGGAGCTGCCCATTGA
- the lpdA gene encoding dihydrolipoyl dehydrogenase → MSHYDVVILGGGPGGYNAAIRAGQLGLKAACVEGRATLGGTCLNVGCMPSKALLHASELYEAASGAEFANLGIDVSPTLNLAQMMKQKDESVAGLTKGIEFLFRKNKVEWIKGWGHIDGPGKVTVTSDDGLRTELSAKDIVIATGSQPMPLPGVTIDNRRILDSTGALSLSEVPRHLVVIGAGVIGLELGSVWRRLGAQVTVVEYLDRICPGVDGEAGKTLQRALAKQGIQFKLDSKVTGAVSSATGVQLQVEPAAGGEAQTLDADYVLVAIGRRPYTQGLGLENVGLSPDKRGMLANTQHRTEAPGVWVIGDVTSGPMLAHKAEDEAMVCIERIAGKAAQVNYALIPSVIYTRPELASVGKTEEQLKAEGRAYKVGKFPFTANSRAKINHETDGFAKVLADERTDEILGVHLVGPSVSEMIGEYCVAMEFGASAEDIALTCHPHPTRSEALRQAAMAVEGMATQM, encoded by the coding sequence ATGAGTCACTACGACGTAGTCATTCTGGGTGGCGGACCCGGTGGGTATAACGCGGCGATCCGCGCTGGACAGTTGGGGTTGAAGGCCGCCTGCGTCGAAGGTCGCGCCACTCTGGGCGGCACCTGCCTGAACGTTGGCTGCATGCCTTCCAAGGCGTTGCTCCACGCCTCGGAACTTTACGAGGCGGCCAGCGGCGCGGAATTCGCCAACCTGGGTATCGACGTCAGCCCTACTCTCAACCTCGCACAGATGATGAAGCAGAAAGACGAAAGCGTGGCGGGCCTGACCAAAGGCATCGAGTTTCTGTTTCGCAAGAACAAAGTCGAGTGGATCAAGGGTTGGGGCCACATCGACGGGCCGGGCAAGGTCACCGTAACCAGCGATGACGGGCTCAGGACCGAACTCAGCGCCAAGGACATCGTCATCGCCACCGGCTCGCAACCCATGCCATTGCCAGGCGTGACAATCGATAACCGGCGCATCCTCGACTCCACTGGCGCATTGTCCCTGAGCGAAGTGCCCCGGCACCTGGTGGTGATTGGCGCGGGTGTCATCGGCCTCGAATTGGGTTCTGTCTGGCGGCGCTTGGGAGCGCAGGTGACCGTGGTGGAATATCTGGATCGCATTTGTCCCGGGGTGGACGGCGAGGCCGGCAAGACCCTGCAACGAGCCCTGGCTAAACAAGGCATTCAGTTCAAGCTCGACTCCAAGGTCACCGGCGCCGTGTCCTCAGCCACTGGCGTGCAGCTACAGGTCGAACCGGCGGCGGGCGGCGAAGCACAGACCCTGGATGCCGATTACGTGCTCGTCGCCATTGGCCGTCGTCCTTACACTCAAGGCCTGGGGTTGGAGAACGTCGGGCTGAGCCCTGACAAGCGTGGCATGCTCGCCAACACGCAGCATCGCACCGAAGCGCCGGGGGTCTGGGTAATCGGCGACGTGACGTCCGGGCCGATGCTCGCGCACAAGGCTGAAGATGAAGCCATGGTCTGTATCGAACGGATCGCCGGCAAGGCTGCGCAGGTCAACTATGCGCTGATACCCAGCGTCATCTACACCCGTCCGGAACTGGCCAGCGTCGGTAAGACCGAGGAACAGCTCAAGGCCGAAGGCCGCGCCTACAAGGTCGGCAAATTTCCGTTCACAGCCAACAGCCGGGCGAAGATCAACCATGAAACCGACGGCTTCGCCAAAGTCCTGGCTGATGAACGTACCGATGAAATCCTCGGGGTGCACCTGGTAGGCCCGAGCGTCAGTGAAATGATCGGTGAATATTGCGTGGCGATGGAGTTCGGCGCCTCAGCTGAAGACATCGCCCTGACCTGTCATCCACACCCGACGCGTTCGGAGGCCCTGCGCCAGGCGGCCATGGCTGTGGAGGGAATGGCGACGCAGATGTAG
- a CDS encoding DUF3142 domain-containing protein — translation MTVLPRLSLALAALLLSGCEKPPTAALDQQLYIWQRQWTPAHEQALRQSRGDFSSLRVLALQAFPGAGWSRARIDPALLKADGRPLIAVIRLDGQLKSLDQNDVIGQIQQVLADWSAQGLAPVGVEIDHDAGNARLPAYESFLGRLRQVLPATLKLSITALPAWLDSPALPGLLAMVDSSVLQVHAVSDPRQGLFDPEQARRWAERWGGVTTRPFYLALPAYGVALLTQESGVPVVESEVPIDRGGERRELLADPQQVAGLAAQLRAEPPRHLAGLIWFRLPLAGDRRAWSLTTLGAVARGDSLDSHLGLDLHEQGGLYDIRLANRGNLDSPWPQRLTLKVGGCDGVDALAGYTLQQTPGLLTFTRIQEGRLAAGTHRAIGWARCTRIDQGGFNVYP, via the coding sequence ATGACTGTACTTCCCCGGCTTTCGCTGGCCCTCGCCGCCTTGCTCTTGAGCGGCTGCGAAAAGCCACCTACTGCGGCGCTCGATCAACAACTCTATATCTGGCAGCGCCAGTGGACACCGGCTCACGAGCAGGCGCTGCGCCAGAGTCGGGGCGATTTCTCGAGCCTGCGGGTGCTGGCGTTGCAAGCTTTTCCCGGGGCGGGTTGGAGTCGTGCGCGGATCGATCCGGCCTTGCTCAAGGCTGACGGCCGCCCGCTGATCGCTGTGATTCGCCTGGACGGCCAGCTCAAGTCCTTGGACCAGAACGATGTGATCGGGCAGATTCAGCAGGTATTGGCTGATTGGAGCGCCCAGGGCCTGGCGCCGGTGGGCGTGGAGATCGACCACGACGCGGGCAACGCACGTTTGCCCGCCTATGAATCATTCCTGGGTCGACTGCGGCAAGTCTTGCCGGCCACACTGAAACTCAGCATCACGGCGCTGCCGGCCTGGCTCGACAGCCCGGCGTTGCCTGGGTTGCTGGCAATGGTGGACAGCAGTGTGTTGCAGGTCCACGCGGTGAGCGATCCGCGGCAAGGGCTGTTCGATCCGGAACAGGCCCGGCGCTGGGCCGAACGTTGGGGCGGCGTCACCACGCGGCCGTTTTATCTGGCCCTGCCGGCCTATGGCGTGGCGTTGCTGACCCAGGAAAGCGGCGTGCCGGTGGTGGAAAGTGAAGTGCCGATCGACCGGGGCGGCGAGCGTCGAGAACTGCTGGCCGATCCGCAACAGGTGGCCGGGCTTGCGGCTCAGTTGCGTGCCGAACCGCCCAGGCACCTGGCCGGGCTGATCTGGTTTCGCCTGCCGTTGGCGGGCGACCGGCGCGCCTGGAGCCTGACCACCCTCGGCGCCGTGGCGCGGGGGGACAGCCTGGACAGTCACCTCGGCCTGGATCTGCACGAGCAGGGCGGTTTGTACGATATTCGCCTGGCTAACCGCGGCAATCTCGACAGCCCCTGGCCCCAGCGCCTGACGCTGAAGGTCGGCGGGTGTGACGGCGTCGATGCCTTGGCGGGTTACACGTTGCAACAAACTCCCGGACTGCTTACCTTCACCCGCATTCAGGAAGGCCGCCTGGCCGCTGGCACCCACCGGGCAATCGGCTGGGCGCGCTGTACGAGAATCGACCAAGGAGGTTTCAATGTTTACCCGTAA
- a CDS encoding class I SAM-dependent methyltransferase: MLSLFKKLATGAPAPATPAVEKVDPYMLGLHDAMLSGWFNQQTGELFSGFPVTAQDTLLDVGCGDGGNVHFCGMRGAKIIIADIDAAKVEATRQRLGDTPARDIECHVTDCNPLPIADATATRVVSTEVIEHVDDPAQFLAELVRVGQPGALYLLSVPHPSSEDLQKDIAAPEYFQKPNHIRIISEEQFKAMVSEAGLEVLSHSQYGFYWSMWMLLFWEAKVDFSNADHPLLNHWADTWQAVLNSPRGAQIKQALDGVVAKSQVIIARKPGGV; this comes from the coding sequence ATGCTGAGCCTTTTTAAGAAACTCGCCACGGGCGCGCCCGCACCCGCAACGCCTGCGGTCGAAAAAGTCGATCCGTACATGCTCGGGCTGCACGATGCGATGCTCAGTGGCTGGTTCAACCAGCAGACCGGCGAATTGTTCAGCGGTTTCCCGGTGACCGCCCAGGACACGCTATTGGATGTGGGCTGTGGCGACGGCGGTAATGTGCATTTCTGCGGCATGCGCGGGGCAAAGATCATCATTGCCGACATCGACGCGGCCAAGGTCGAAGCCACCCGCCAGCGCCTGGGCGATACACCCGCGCGCGACATCGAGTGCCACGTGACGGACTGCAATCCGTTGCCCATCGCCGACGCCACGGCCACCCGCGTGGTCTCCACCGAGGTCATCGAGCACGTCGACGATCCGGCGCAATTTCTTGCTGAACTGGTGCGGGTCGGCCAACCCGGCGCGTTGTACCTGCTGAGCGTGCCGCACCCAAGCTCCGAGGACTTGCAAAAGGACATCGCCGCGCCGGAGTATTTCCAGAAGCCCAACCACATTCGCATCATCAGCGAAGAGCAGTTCAAGGCGATGGTCAGCGAGGCCGGGCTGGAGGTGTTGAGCCATAGCCAATACGGCTTTTACTGGTCGATGTGGATGCTCTTGTTCTGGGAGGCCAAGGTCGACTTCAGCAACGCCGATCATCCATTGCTCAACCACTGGGCCGACACCTGGCAGGCCGTGTTGAATTCGCCCCGCGGTGCGCAGATCAAGCAGGCGCTCGATGGGGTGGTGGCCAAGAGTCAGGTCATTATTGCGCGTAAGCCTGGCGGGGTTTGA
- a CDS encoding acyltransferase family protein — protein MSSKRIMDIELLRAVAVIGVLFHHLQGMPFPGGWPRLTALSDSFQLWWGVDLFFAISGFVIGRSLIAQLRRCDTRRQFWATTRDFWIRRAFRLLPSAWLWLLLVLFAVFFLNRSGAFGSVEANLQATVAGLLQFANLRFADAFMRYEYGASFVYWTLSLEEQFYLILPLLVFVSRRYLIWVLLAVVLVQFFTWRALWLSVIRTDALALGVLLSIWSLRSSYWRFEPTWLRWPGLGVLLIGLLGGLMAWIATEHFNLSFYRLGVIAVSSAVLVWVASYDRDYLMPRGRLKTALVWVGSRSYAIYLIHIPVFFLLRELWFRFSPLGSPDPASHPWLALACALLLIGLLSELNYRWVEMPMRNRGARLVARLSAARTVLPVSGAPSC, from the coding sequence ATGAGTAGCAAGCGGATCATGGACATCGAGTTGCTGCGCGCTGTCGCGGTGATAGGGGTGCTGTTCCACCACCTGCAAGGCATGCCGTTTCCTGGTGGATGGCCGCGACTGACGGCCCTGTCCGACAGTTTTCAGTTGTGGTGGGGCGTGGACCTGTTTTTCGCCATATCGGGGTTCGTCATCGGGCGCAGCTTGATTGCGCAGCTGCGCCGTTGTGATACGCGACGGCAGTTCTGGGCCACGACACGGGATTTCTGGATTCGCCGCGCCTTCCGCCTGTTGCCCTCGGCCTGGCTCTGGCTGCTGCTGGTGCTGTTCGCCGTGTTTTTCCTCAACCGTTCCGGCGCGTTCGGCAGCGTCGAGGCCAACCTGCAGGCGACCGTGGCCGGCTTGCTGCAATTTGCCAACCTGCGTTTTGCCGACGCGTTCATGCGTTATGAATACGGAGCGAGCTTCGTGTACTGGACGCTGTCGCTGGAAGAGCAGTTCTACCTGATCCTGCCGCTGCTGGTGTTTGTCTCGCGCCGGTACCTGATCTGGGTACTGCTGGCGGTGGTACTGGTGCAGTTTTTCACCTGGCGGGCGCTGTGGCTGTCGGTCATCCGCACCGACGCCCTGGCCCTCGGGGTGTTGCTGTCGATCTGGAGCTTGCGCTCCAGCTATTGGCGGTTCGAGCCCACATGGTTGCGCTGGCCTGGACTGGGCGTGCTGCTGATCGGGCTCCTCGGTGGGTTGATGGCCTGGATCGCCACCGAGCATTTCAATCTGTCGTTCTATCGCCTCGGCGTCATTGCAGTGTCCAGTGCCGTACTGGTGTGGGTGGCCTCCTATGACCGCGATTACCTGATGCCCCGTGGCCGGTTGAAAACAGCGCTGGTCTGGGTCGGCAGTCGTTCCTACGCGATCTACCTGATCCACATCCCGGTGTTTTTCCTGTTGCGCGAGCTGTGGTTTCGTTTCTCGCCCTTGGGCTCGCCGGACCCGGCGAGCCACCCTTGGCTGGCCCTGGCCTGCGCCTTGCTGTTGATCGGGCTGCTGAGCGAACTCAATTACCGTTGGGTGGAAATGCCCATGCGTAACCGAGGCGCCCGCCTCGTTGCACGCCTGTCCGCCGCTCGAACCGTCCTTCCCGTCTCTGGAGCCCCTTCATGCTGA
- a CDS encoding class I SAM-dependent methyltransferase — protein MIRRLLSWLRPPVEPSPPSTAPSAAAVSPRDAGLYDAMLDGWFRNETGELLKGFAITAGDTLLDVGCGEGVATLFAVRQGASVIFTDSEQDKVRELARQVEAQGAAPFLGLVSNSLPLPLADGCANKIVCMEVLEHVDDPEPFMAELVRMGRPGAQYLLSVPAPVGEDLQRGIAPASYFQSPNHVQVFSAERFAALVEDAGLVIEHRQASGFFWVMGMIFFWASEQAAGRNPEGAVRDRIHAPYPPLMERWAGVWQDLLTQPGGLAVKQVLDRFMPKSQVIIARKPDPLSGRTS, from the coding sequence ATGATCCGGCGATTACTGTCCTGGCTCAGGCCGCCGGTCGAACCGTCGCCGCCGTCGACGGCGCCATCCGCGGCGGCTGTTTCGCCCCGCGACGCCGGCCTGTACGACGCGATGCTCGATGGCTGGTTCCGCAATGAAACCGGCGAGTTGCTCAAGGGCTTTGCCATCACGGCGGGTGACACCTTGCTCGACGTCGGCTGCGGCGAGGGCGTGGCGACGCTGTTCGCGGTGCGCCAAGGCGCTTCAGTGATCTTTACCGACAGCGAACAGGACAAGGTCCGAGAGTTGGCTCGCCAGGTCGAAGCCCAGGGCGCCGCGCCTTTCCTGGGGCTGGTCAGCAACAGCTTGCCGCTGCCCCTGGCCGATGGCTGCGCGAACAAAATCGTCTGCATGGAGGTGCTCGAACACGTCGATGATCCCGAACCGTTCATGGCGGAGTTGGTGCGCATGGGCCGGCCAGGGGCACAGTATCTGCTCAGCGTGCCAGCGCCGGTAGGCGAAGATCTACAGCGTGGCATCGCACCGGCGAGCTACTTCCAGTCGCCCAACCATGTTCAGGTTTTCAGCGCCGAACGATTTGCCGCCCTGGTGGAGGATGCCGGGTTGGTGATCGAGCATCGCCAGGCCAGTGGATTTTTCTGGGTCATGGGCATGATTTTCTTCTGGGCCAGCGAACAGGCGGCGGGGCGCAACCCCGAGGGCGCCGTGCGCGACCGTATCCACGCTCCTTATCCACCCCTGATGGAACGCTGGGCGGGCGTCTGGCAAGACTTGTTGACGCAACCCGGCGGGTTGGCGGTCAAGCAGGTACTGGACCGGTTCATGCCCAAGAGCCAGGTGATCATCGCGCGCAAGCCCGACCCTTTGTCCGGGAGAACTTCATGA
- a CDS encoding glycosyltransferase gives MLIIIHSETNQSNILENLGKPEYSYYFVLKEFRPVLERLGRVVEVTRPDEEVDLLHADCLRRGEDCVFLSFSPPHRTAVHYACPTIPVFAWEFSTIPTESWQGEPRHDWRVVLGTTGMAITHSSFTVDTVREAMGADFPIVAIAAPVWDRFAARGALLAQRPTVDHMRLQLRGLLIDSRTTDLRPYGPPAHQAGTPLVLDGPAQDCELLLDGVIYTSVFNPYDGRKNWKDMISAFCTTFRDVPDATLVLKLTHHDVSAALTDMLHHVYKNQSYRCRIVLIHGYLADADYERLVEATRYVVNCSYGEGQCLPLMEFMSCGRPAIAPLNTAMADYIDHDNAFVVDSTEELTAWPHDPRAAYRTLRYVTDWDSLCSAYRASYDVAINDPERYRRMSAHAVTSLEKFCSQANAEQGLRAFIEQACERRRNAPQP, from the coding sequence ATGCTGATCATCATTCATTCGGAAACCAACCAGAGCAACATCCTCGAAAACCTTGGCAAGCCCGAGTACAGCTACTACTTCGTGCTCAAGGAGTTCCGTCCGGTACTCGAACGGCTGGGGCGAGTCGTGGAAGTGACCCGGCCGGACGAAGAGGTCGACCTGCTGCATGCCGATTGCCTGCGGCGTGGCGAAGACTGCGTGTTCCTGTCGTTCTCACCACCTCATCGCACCGCAGTGCACTATGCCTGCCCGACCATCCCCGTGTTTGCCTGGGAATTCAGCACCATCCCGACCGAAAGCTGGCAGGGCGAACCCCGCCATGACTGGCGAGTGGTGCTTGGCACAACCGGCATGGCAATCACACATTCCAGTTTCACCGTCGATACCGTCCGGGAAGCGATGGGCGCGGATTTCCCCATTGTCGCCATCGCGGCGCCGGTTTGGGACCGGTTTGCCGCCCGGGGCGCGCTGCTGGCCCAGCGGCCGACGGTCGATCACATGCGCCTGCAATTGCGTGGCCTGCTGATCGACAGCCGCACCACTGACTTGCGGCCCTACGGCCCGCCGGCGCATCAGGCTGGTACTCCGCTGGTGCTCGATGGCCCGGCGCAGGATTGTGAGTTGCTGCTGGACGGCGTGATCTACACCTCGGTGTTCAACCCCTACGACGGGCGCAAGAACTGGAAGGACATGATCAGCGCGTTTTGCACGACGTTCCGCGACGTTCCTGACGCGACCCTGGTGCTCAAGCTGACCCACCACGACGTCAGCGCTGCGCTGACCGACATGTTGCATCACGTCTACAAGAACCAGTCCTACCGTTGCCGCATTGTGCTGATCCACGGCTACCTGGCGGACGCGGACTACGAGCGACTGGTGGAAGCCACCCGCTACGTGGTCAATTGTTCCTACGGAGAAGGGCAGTGCTTGCCGCTGATGGAGTTCATGTCCTGCGGCCGTCCGGCCATCGCACCCTTGAACACGGCGATGGCCGACTACATCGATCACGACAATGCCTTCGTGGTGGATTCGACTGAAGAACTGACCGCCTGGCCCCACGACCCACGAGCGGCCTATCGGACCCTGCGCTACGTCACCGACTGGGACTCGCTGTGCTCGGCCTACCGCGCGAGCTACGACGTGGCCATCAATGATCCCGAGCGCTATCGCCGGATGTCGGCCCATGCCGTGACCAGCCTGGAAAAATTCTGCAGCCAGGCCAACGCCGAGCAAGGCTTGCGGGCATTTATTGAACAGGCCTGCGAGCGTCGCCGGAACGCCCCGCAGCCATGA
- a CDS encoding glycosyltransferase — MNFILYSDVNDHSISQSLGRPEYSYYFVLKAYRPVLESLGPVHVVSSVAEVDPLYQKLRQAGQDCLFLSFSPPHKTPVDLLCPMVCVVAWEFDSIPAEHWDDDLRHDWSRTLARHGRVITLSSHTAEAIRRTLGEEFPVLVLPTPLWERFATVREQFPSRPVNPGTVLQIKGCIIDSRPLGLSADGLIAPMLEDTPVPEPEPEPEPEPIIEPPPLTWRRRAFISRHYLREVIRAFTGKAEQGPLWLFKHNLLCWYREAVRDLVPVPARVLVSRILRGRPAPSLPIVEPLPAPDPEPAPVDHPQAVLPDTSQVVEIEVNGVVYVSVFNPDDGRKNWHHLITAFCWALRDVEDATLVLKMTQNDLSTYYVELLTLLSQLSPFSCRVVVMHGYLEDEQFARLYGAASFYVNASRCEGLCLPLMEFMSSGRPVIAPDHTAMRDYIDAEVAFIVKSSREPTIWPEDSRILYRTLRHRPDWGSLKLAYQQSYALAKLQPQAYQAMAVAANERMRRYCGFAPVQQRLVDFLAVPEGDELSLVVEAGSASC; from the coding sequence ATGAATTTCATTCTTTACTCGGACGTAAACGATCACTCCATCAGCCAGAGCCTTGGCCGCCCTGAATATAGCTATTATTTCGTGCTCAAGGCTTACCGGCCCGTGCTTGAAAGCCTGGGCCCGGTGCATGTGGTGTCGTCGGTCGCGGAAGTCGATCCGCTTTACCAGAAATTGCGGCAGGCCGGCCAGGACTGCTTGTTCCTTTCGTTTTCCCCACCCCACAAGACGCCTGTCGATCTGCTCTGCCCAATGGTCTGCGTGGTGGCCTGGGAGTTCGATTCGATCCCGGCCGAGCACTGGGACGATGACCTGCGCCACGACTGGAGCCGCACCCTGGCCCGTCATGGCCGGGTGATTACCTTGTCCAGCCACACGGCCGAAGCGATCCGCCGTACCTTGGGCGAGGAATTCCCGGTACTGGTCTTGCCGACGCCGCTATGGGAGCGTTTCGCGACGGTTCGTGAGCAATTTCCGAGCAGGCCGGTCAACCCGGGGACAGTCCTGCAGATCAAGGGCTGCATTATCGATAGCCGCCCCCTCGGGCTCTCTGCCGATGGCTTGATCGCACCAATGCTGGAAGACACACCGGTGCCAGAACCGGAGCCGGAACCAGAACCAGAACCGATCATCGAGCCGCCACCCTTGACCTGGCGGCGCCGCGCGTTCATTTCCCGTCATTATTTGCGTGAGGTCATTCGTGCCTTCACCGGCAAGGCCGAGCAGGGTCCGTTGTGGTTGTTCAAGCACAATCTGCTGTGCTGGTACCGCGAAGCGGTCCGCGACCTGGTGCCGGTGCCTGCACGTGTGCTGGTCAGCCGGATCCTGAGGGGCCGCCCGGCGCCGTCACTGCCGATTGTCGAGCCATTGCCGGCGCCAGATCCAGAGCCAGCTCCCGTTGATCATCCCCAAGCCGTGCTGCCGGACACCAGTCAGGTGGTGGAAATCGAAGTCAACGGGGTGGTGTATGTCAGCGTGTTCAACCCCGATGACGGGCGCAAGAACTGGCATCACCTGATCACCGCGTTCTGCTGGGCCCTGCGGGATGTCGAGGACGCCACGCTGGTGCTGAAAATGACCCAGAACGACCTGTCGACCTATTACGTCGAACTGCTGACGCTGCTGTCCCAGTTGTCGCCGTTCAGTTGTCGAGTGGTGGTGATGCACGGTTATCTGGAGGACGAGCAATTCGCCCGGCTGTATGGTGCGGCGAGTTTTTACGTCAATGCGTCCCGCTGCGAAGGCCTGTGCCTGCCGCTGATGGAGTTCATGTCTAGCGGGCGACCGGTCATTGCGCCGGACCATACGGCGATGCGCGACTACATCGACGCCGAGGTGGCCTTTATCGTCAAGTCCAGCCGCGAACCGACCATCTGGCCGGAAGATTCGCGCATTTTGTACCGCACCCTGCGCCATCGGCCCGACTGGGGTTCATTGAAGCTTGCCTACCAGCAGAGTTATGCCCTGGCCAAACTCCAGCCGCAGGCCTACCAGGCCATGGCCGTGGCCGCCAACGAGCGCATGCGCCGTTATTGCGGTTTTGCTCCGGTGCAGCAGCGCCTGGTTGATTTTCTCGCGGTGCCAGAAGGCGATGAGTTGTCGCTGGTGGTCGAGGCGGGGTCCGCATCATGCTGA